GATTCTCGTGATCGGACTGCAGCTGTTGATTTATTCCGAATAGCCCCGCAACTCCCATTCTTTTCCCGTCGAGTCTGTTGCAACCTCGGAGCTCACAGACCTGCCCGTTCTCTTCCCGGCGCGCGTTGACTCGCCTGTCGGGACTGTGTTAGCTCTAACCGGTTGAATCAGATTCAAGATCGCCACGAGGCTCGGCCAGCAACTGGGACGGGCCGGAAGAAGAGGTATCGTCATGGGTGGCCATAGTCATTGGGCAACAATCAAGCGGCACAAATCGGCGCAGGATGCCAAGCGGGGCAAGATTTTCACCCGCATCATTCGGGAATTGACCATCGCAGCGCGACAGGGCGGGGACCCCGATGGGAATCCGCGGTTGCGCCTGGCGATTGCCAAGGCCAAAGAAGCCAACATGCCCGGCGACACGATGAAGAAGGCCGTCCAGCGCGGTACCGGGGAATTGCCTGGCGTCACGTATGAAGAGTTCTCTCTGGAAGGTTATGGACCAGGCGGCACCGCCTTGCTCCTGGAAATCACCTCCGACAACCGTAACCGCACCGTTGCCGAAATTCGGAGTCTCCTGACCAAGAATGCAGGAAACATGGCGGAGGCCGGAGCTGTTGCGTGGCAGTTCCAGAAGAAGGGGATGTTGGTCATTGAGAAGGGCAAGGTCGAGGAAGACCAACTGCTCACCATCGCATTGGATGCTGGGGCCGAGGACGTGAAGGTGACCGATAAGGCCTTTGAGGTCATTACGAGCCCCCATGATTTCGAAGCGGTCAAGAAGGCCATCAGCGATGCCAAGATCGAAACCACGTTAGCCGAACTGACGTTCATTGCCCAAAATACCGTGACGTTGGATGAGAAGGCCGCCGAGCAGATGCTGAAGTTGGTGGAAATCCTGGATGAACATGACGATGTCCAGAAGGTCCACGCCAATTTCGATATCTCCGATGCGGTGATGGAGAAAATCGCCGCCGCCACCGCCTAGCGAAAGGACAGTGGACAAAGGACCGGACTTCGGCCGCTCCCAGTCGCCGGAGGATTTCCGTCTTGCGAAGCGATGATCGCCTTACTGACAGGCCGCGTGGCCTTCAAGGCGCCTGCCCAGGTGACACTCGACGTGCACGGCGTCGGGTACGAAGTTTTCATCCCACTCAGCACCTTTTATAGCCTCCCCAATCCCAATGACGTCGCGACGCTCCACATCCACACGCATTTGCGTGAGGATGCCATCCAGCTGTACGGTTTTCTGAGTCCGTTGGAAAAGGATGCATTCCTGCTTCTGACGGGAGTTTCGGGGATCGGTCCCAAACTCGGTCTTAGTATCTTGTCGGCCCTCTCCGTTACCGATCTCTTCTCGGCGATCCAGGCAGGCGATGTGGAAAAACTTGCCACGGTTCCTGGTATCGGGAAAAAGTCGGCTGCGCGCCTGGCGTTGGAGCTCAAGGACAAAGTGCAGAAGTTGCATCCGACGATGGGGCAACCGCTGCCTGCAGGCGAGGGGCCAAGCGATCCGCTTTTGGACGATGCATTGTCCGCTCTGGTAAACCTTGGATATAGGGCGCCGGATGTGAAGGAAGTGCTGAAACGCTTGTCGAAAATGGGGGCCCCAGGCCAGAATCTTCAAGAAGTCATACGCGAAGCCTTGAAGCATCTAGCCGGGGGGTGACTATGACAAGCGGGATGAGCGGACCGAAACAGGGATGGTGGAAGCTACGGGGAGTAGTGGCGATTGGAATGTGGCTCGCCCTTACGCCCACGGCCGTGCTCCACGCCTCTGAAGGCCAGGAAGACCAGAAGTCCATTCGGAAAATGTGCGGGGCCTGCCCTGAGGGCTACGCGACCACGGCCATTACGAACGCTCCGGAGTTCTGCAAGGATGGGGAGCCGACGCTGGTGCAGTGCGTTCCGCTCGGCGGAAACATGTTGTCGGTCTGCGGCGCCTGTCCCGACGGCTACAGCGAGGTGGGGCATTCGAATGTGCCGGCCCGGTGCGGGTCGAAGGACGGCGGCCTCATGTCCCAATGCCAGTCCCAGCACATGGACTCAAGTCTTCCAGATCCGACACAGGGTGGGGTCAAGTGCCCGCCCGATTGCGGGAATACTGCTGCTCCAGGCCAGGGGGCCGTCGCACCGCCCCCAAAGTTCAGGCCCGCTCCGTAGCGGGTAATTGGGAAGACGAACACGTCAATATGCCGGACCGTATGGTGTCCAACCAACTGACCGACGACGAGCGTGGCATCGAGGCTGCCCTGCGCCCGCAGAGCCTGGAAGACTATGTCGGGCAGCGGCGCATGAAAGAGGCCCTACGGATTTGCATCGAAGCGGCCAAGCGGCGTGGAGAAGCGCTCGACCATGCGATTTTTTATGGCCCACCGGGATTGGGCAAGACAACGATTGCTCACATCATCGCGCGGGAAATGGGATCGTCGATCCGGTCCACGTCAGGGCTGGTATTGAACCACGCCGGAGACCTGGCTGCGATTCTGACGAACTTGCAGGAACATGATGTGCTTTTCATCGATGAAATTCACCGGCTACCGGCCTCGGTCGAGGAAGCGCTGTATCCGGCGATGGAGGACTATCAGTTGGATCTGGTTGTAGGCCAAGGCCCCTCCACCAGAACCGTGAAGCTGGATTTGCCACGCTTCACGTTGATTGGGGCCACGACCAGAGCCGGTGCCTTGACCTCGCCGCTCCGCGATCGATTCGGGTTAGTGCATCGTTTGGAGTTTTATTCCCCGGAGGATTTGGCTGCGATTGTGATGCGCTCCGCGACGCTGCTGCAGGTGCCGACCGATCCGGAGGGAGCAGCCGAAATCGCGCGCCGAGCCAGGGGAACGCCGCGCATCGTCAATCGCCTGATCAAGCGGATCAGAGACTACGCAGAGATCAAGGCGCAGGGACGGATTACCAAGGACGTCGCTGAAGCGGCGTTGCTGTGGCTGTCTGTCGATGCTGCCGGTCTGGACGACATGGATCGCAAGATCCTCCTCACGATCGTGGAGAAGTTCAACGGCGGGCCGGTCGGGGTGGAATCGCTGGCCGCGGCCGTTCAGGAAGATAAAGGGACCTTGGAAGATGTCTACGAACCGTACTTGATCCAAGCCGGCTTCATTGAGCGGACGGGAAGGGGCCGTCAGGCGACCCGTTTGACGTTCGAGCATTTCAAAAAGCAAAAGGACCTCCTCTCGCTCTCCGATTGACGCTTCGCACGCGCAACTCCTTGAATCGCCTCGTCTATCCTTGCAATGGTCTTGTAGGTTCCTGTAGGATACCCTCTTGGCCTGGCTCCTTTAAAAAGCCTGGACCGGTATCACGGACCCCCTTTCCAAAGGCAGGCTCCGCGAGGAGGGAATCCCCCCGTTATGTCAAACGATTTGCAAGGGCATCGGGCAGAAATCGACCGGATCGATGACCAGATCCTTCGATTGCTGAACGAGCGCTCCAAGTCCGTCATCGAAATCGGAAAACTGAAAAAACAGAAAGACGCGGAGGCTCACCTTCACACGCCGGCTCGGGAAGCCGCCATCATTGAGCGTCTGGGACGGCAAAATACCGGCCCCTTTCCCACCGAAGCCATTCGGGCGGTCTACCGTGAAATCATGTCGGCCTCGTTGTCCCTGGAGGGCCCCCAGAAGGTGGCCTATCTCGGTCCTCGTGCGACCTTCACGCATATGGCATGCACGCAGAAGTTCGGGGCATCGGCCCAGTATATTCCTGTCAACAGCATCAAGGATGTCTTCAGCGAGGTAGAGCGAGGACGCGCCCATTTCGGTGTCGTACCGATTGAGAACACCACGGAGGGCGTGGTCAACCACACGCTGGACATGTTCATTGATTCCAATCTCTTCATCTATGGGGAGATTCTGCAGGAAGTAGCACATCATCTGATGTCCAAGTCGGGCAACGCGGGGGAGGTCAAGCGCATTTACTCGCATCCGCACGCAATCGCGCAATGTCGGAACTGGCTGGAAACCAACATGCCACACGTGCCGGTGTCAGAGGTGGCCAGCACGGCGCGCGCCGCCGAACTCTGTGTGGATGACCCGTCTGCCGCGGCCATCGCATCAGAACTCGCGTCTCAGCTCTACGGACTCAAAGTAATTACCGCGCGAATCGAAGACAACATCAACAACGTTACCCGGTTCCTCATTCTGTCTCAAAAGTCTCCGGAGCGGACGGGCCGTGACAAGACCTCCTTGATGTTGTCGATCAAAGATAAGGTGGGGGCGCTGTATGATCTGCTGCGGCCCTTTGCTTCGTGCGGCATCAATATGACCAAGATC
This region of Nitrospiraceae bacterium genomic DNA includes:
- a CDS encoding YebC/PmpR family DNA-binding transcriptional regulator, with amino-acid sequence MGGHSHWATIKRHKSAQDAKRGKIFTRIIRELTIAARQGGDPDGNPRLRLAIAKAKEANMPGDTMKKAVQRGTGELPGVTYEEFSLEGYGPGGTALLLEITSDNRNRTVAEIRSLLTKNAGNMAEAGAVAWQFQKKGMLVIEKGKVEEDQLLTIALDAGAEDVKVTDKAFEVITSPHDFEAVKKAISDAKIETTLAELTFIAQNTVTLDEKAAEQMLKLVEILDEHDDVQKVHANFDISDAVMEKIAAATA
- the ruvA gene encoding Holliday junction branch migration protein RuvA — translated: MIALLTGRVAFKAPAQVTLDVHGVGYEVFIPLSTFYSLPNPNDVATLHIHTHLREDAIQLYGFLSPLEKDAFLLLTGVSGIGPKLGLSILSALSVTDLFSAIQAGDVEKLATVPGIGKKSAARLALELKDKVQKLHPTMGQPLPAGEGPSDPLLDDALSALVNLGYRAPDVKEVLKRLSKMGAPGQNLQEVIREALKHLAGG
- the ruvB gene encoding Holliday junction branch migration DNA helicase RuvB produces the protein MPDRMVSNQLTDDERGIEAALRPQSLEDYVGQRRMKEALRICIEAAKRRGEALDHAIFYGPPGLGKTTIAHIIAREMGSSIRSTSGLVLNHAGDLAAILTNLQEHDVLFIDEIHRLPASVEEALYPAMEDYQLDLVVGQGPSTRTVKLDLPRFTLIGATTRAGALTSPLRDRFGLVHRLEFYSPEDLAAIVMRSATLLQVPTDPEGAAEIARRARGTPRIVNRLIKRIRDYAEIKAQGRITKDVAEAALLWLSVDAAGLDDMDRKILLTIVEKFNGGPVGVESLAAAVQEDKGTLEDVYEPYLIQAGFIERTGRGRQATRLTFEHFKKQKDLLSLSD
- the pheA gene encoding prephenate dehydratase, which gives rise to MSNDLQGHRAEIDRIDDQILRLLNERSKSVIEIGKLKKQKDAEAHLHTPAREAAIIERLGRQNTGPFPTEAIRAVYREIMSASLSLEGPQKVAYLGPRATFTHMACTQKFGASAQYIPVNSIKDVFSEVERGRAHFGVVPIENTTEGVVNHTLDMFIDSNLFIYGEILQEVAHHLMSKSGNAGEVKRIYSHPHAIAQCRNWLETNMPHVPVSEVASTARAAELCVDDPSAAAIASELASQLYGLKVITARIEDNINNVTRFLILSQKSPERTGRDKTSLMLSIKDKVGALYDLLRPFASCGINMTKIESRPSRRKAWEYIFFVDVEGHIDEEKVRKAAEEVKSRCLFMKILGSYPAHS